The genomic region CTATGTGTTCCTTGGTGGGGACTTTGTGTTTGCAAATTTGGTTCATGTGTTTAGAGTAGCTATGGCCCTTGCTTGCCATGGATGTAGGGCACATATATACTTCCATCATGTGTAGTTTCATCACAATTTGTCGGCCCATGTTCTTGGGGAAAGGGGTAATGGATAGTTTTAGGGCGGAATGTCGtgtcatcaaatttattaaaaattttattttaagtgcTGACATAAGTGATGATGTAAAATTCTTTAAACAAATTGATCAataaggactaaaattggggggtgggggtgggggggggggtggatAGTCTTAGGGAAGACTGTtgtatcatcaaatttatcaaaaatccTATTTTAGATGTTGATATGGCTGGTGACTTAGAATTGTTTGAATAAATTGGTCggaaaggactaaaattatcataactTTTAAAGTTATAAGACCAAATTgcgaattttaatttgaacagaatcaaaattatcactCCTTCACTTGCATGActaaaatcacttttttttttcctataataaaattagggtATTGTTGATTAGTTCTTATGCATAGTGAGTGGGCGATCATCTTATGCCAGATGAAAATAAGAAACTTGAGCGCTATATAGACCTAAATGTCACCTTTCTTGAGCAAGACAGTTTTCATGGTCAAGATAGGACAAAGCACGTTGTGTCATTTGCTACCGTTTATTGAAAAACGGGGCTGGGCCCATCCATGTGCCCCTTCTCAAGTCCTCTTTGTAGGGTTGATGATGTTGAGTATGTTACCGttttatattgtaaaaaaGATGAGGGACCTTTCTCCTAACAAAGCGTATCAAATTTAATCGAGACGGGACACTGCATATCATATTAGTCGGAAAAATAACACTCGACGCATTaagtaatttcattttcaattctaATCCAAACTCAAAATCTTTCCAATAATATTTGGGGGAAAAGGAAAACTCTTGCATCTCACCTTTTGATGTAGTAAGATATAAAAGTAGAGATTTTGTTACACTTTCCAAGCAAGATTTGGCTCAAAAATAAACTCACCTTtacactataaaataaaagaaattctaaGTAGTTGACCCATATATATCTTTCTAAACCCCacaagaaacacacacacccacatgtgtgtgtgtgtttgctGAGTCTTTTTGTGTATGCAAGTTTGGTGGTAGGCGTGCAGCAtatggggggtgggggggtggggggaatGTGGTCATAATTTGAGTGTGTGCCAACATGCATTATGAATATCATTTTCTCCCTCTTTTCTATACAAACTGCAAAGAAAATCTTTGATTCTAAACACCCACAATTTGAAATCATTGTCTATCCCAACTCTTCCTACATACtcactttctttaatttttttatttattttttttaaactttagtgtgtgtgtatatatatatgtatgtatatatcatGATATACATACTCACTAGAGACTATATGTACTTGTATGTATGTGTCATTGAGTTGagtctttctttttattaggTGTTGAATTAAAGTAGCTTAGAAGGTAAGgggaatttttattttttatttttttatttttttattttttgggtggATGTCTTATAGTTGGGAATAGTAGggttttatcattttttttaataaggataaattacaatcgattttactaaaatttgtcataattacaaatacatttttattattataaaaaattataacttacCCTCGTAAAATTAACGGTCGTCTAACATATACCCCTCGTGACTATTCATTGTAGGAGTGTATTTGTTGGACGATCTTTAATTTCAGAAGAGaacattcataaattttcaaataatgagagcGTATTTATAACTACAGTGAATCTCAAGAAAACCcgtataatttacccttataataTCGTTTCTTGAAGAGCCCTTTCtgtataatgaaaaaattatatatataaatatatatgaataagtACAACtgcatatttatttacaaagaGATTTTGCCGTAAACGTCTAATATTGCCGTCACAAAACCTACAaaccataaaatatttatgttgcTCTATGTTCATTCAACGTGCGTAGATTTCctacattataaatgattatgaCTTAAAAATTATCGTAAATGAATACTATCTACTATTGTCTAACAAAATCAATGTGAgaactaaaattttgattatgaataattaatatttgttatgattttagcTAAGACCAAAATTTTTGACATGACTTTTAATTATAGATCATGATGTTTTAGCCTCATCTGAAAAAACAGGTTAATagccataattaattagtaatatttgctatgttttttttttcactttttatttgataattaatttatcgtaacaaaaagttatatttttttagtgtgtttaaataaaaggatttatatttgaataacatttattaaaatttgtcttTTGAAATAGCTAACATTAATTAcgtggatatatatataagaccaaacaaaataaatgaagaaatacaaatttataaatgcattgtaataaattaattagatatattcaaataattaaactcgattattactttatattataaattgagTCTACCTAACTCCTAATTAATATTCCTTcaacaaatacaattaaaaatattcttcatttaataaaaagttatacatatatatatatatattatcttcataaataaatagctttttatttaattagaataagCATGAAGCATGACTTCACTTCATACGtgttctaattattttagctGCCACGcctgattaatattttattttatttctgaaaaataaagaatgaattaaatttgttcaatGTTTTTGGGAAACAATTGATGATTTTTGGGCACGACTAACATTCTTTTGGTACACTGTCGtaaagacatatatatagatatatgtagTTGTCcctttcaaattaattaccaGTTGTTTTCAGACACTAAATTTTCACTCCTCCATCTATGATTAATCTCAACTGTAAAAAacgaatttaaatttgtttcgACTAACTaacatttattacaattaatatatgtatatatataaatatatattaatttttgggagAAATGTATTTATTGTCCTATAACTACAGTGTTCTGGATGATACTTTTGgtttacttcaattttaattttgcattcaAGAACACTAATTTAAAAGGtaatttacatttacaccccatGAGATTAAACAAAATCACACAATCACCATctgtattttacaaaattatagctATACCCCTGaggggtgttagtgtaatgttTTTAaaggggtgtttgtgtaactTTTGTATCTAAATAGGgggtgtagttgtaattacaattataatctCAGGGAGGTGTagctataaatattttacaaaaagtaGGGGATGTTTCTGTATTTTGACCTAACCTTAGGAGGGTGTCAATGCATGTAATCATACATTTGATCCGATTTCTGTAAAAATATGCCGATTTCGTCAGGAAAAAGCACATACTTGGCACGTGGCAATCACCTCACATtgtaaattaacaaatactagtaattaaaaatctaatatttatgatatggTATATAATacgtatttatatataaatacacataaatatatgcatatacaCAATagatacacacacataaatgtgtttgtgtgtgttcCCCTTAGCACCCCTTATGtacaaataactaataataaGTCTGCCTCTCCTTAGGAGCTCCAATTATTGATGTCATGCATTGAAGCATCTAAGTCTATGATTATTATGTTACTAAATGTATGATAgctgggtaaattacaatgttcacttcttaaatttattataattataaatattttttagttgtttaaaaatttataaatattcttttgaaattaacaatcgtctaacaaatatctcCTCTAATGAGCTATTACGACACAGTATTTGTGAGATGGGCCGCTAATTTCAtggaaatatttataatttttcaaataatgaggagtatttataattataataaatattaagaaagtTCGTTATAATTaacctatatttttaaagatattttacataatttactaatatattagTTAGAGTATTTGCATGTGGTGCATGGGTTCTAATGAGGAAGGTGACCAAAAGGGCAAAAATATATACCTCCTATAAGATTTCAAATATCCAGAcagaataaaatattgatcGAATCGTACCTAGCTCGAAGACTTGGGATCATTTAACACCCAGAGGATTAAGATTTCGACATGTATGTAGCTTTGTCCGATAAATATTCCAGTACTATTTGGGGCCAACGTATATTGTTATTGAGagaatattcttttttttatctttcccTCAATTTCGCGCCAGAACTAAATTAagcattaaaaattttcaattaatctaACATTTGCTCGTTTTCTCAAATCTCATCACTTAGTTTGGGTTAATCTACTATTTGGGATCACAACGACCTCAAACTCAGATGTATCAACATGGATTTCCGTActcaaattatagtaattttagtcctttaaccaAAATAATTCTACATTATTAGTCATGTCAACATCTAAATTTGAAGCTTCTGGCGAATTTGATGGCATTACAGTCCAACATGTTTTATGACTTCGCAAATGAAAGTTACAAATTGGAAAAACTTACCATTTTATCAAatggtaattttctttttgccaaGATCatttcataagaaaaaaaatagactgttatatcatcaaattcacaaAAAGTCCTAATTATGTGTTAATATGGCTGATCATGTGGATTTTCCTGCCAAATTGGtcgaaaattattaaaattatcataatttttaaaattatatataggatCAAATTacgaaatttaatttaaataggacCATTATCACCCCTACAATTTTTTAAGCAAAAAGAAATgatatatttaagaatttttcttaataaaaaaaaaaaagaaagaaggtaGCTATGAATTTAGGATCATAGTGTTGTCTTCCAAAAGATCTTACAACACACAAGAATGACCATCATCTTCTACTCATTATGCCTGCAATCATTCTTTTGGTTGCCTCACCAGCATGCCCCCCCTAACCCCtgagctatatatatatatatatagtttacatttatatatatttctttttaatggcGGTTTCCGGGTTTGAAGGGTTCGAGAAGAGGCTTGAGCTACACTACTTCTCCGGCGATGATCCGGCCACCGGAAAGGGCCTCCGGCGACTGGACTTCTTTTCACTGGAGAAGGTGCTGCATGCGGTGCAGTGCACCGTAGTGTCAGCTGTGGGGAACAAATACTTTGACTCTTATGTGCTGTCGGAATCGAGTCTCTTTGTTTACCCTACAAAAGTCATCATCAAGACTTGTGGGACCACTCAGTTGCTCAAATCCGTCCGTCCATTGGTGGACTATGGTCTTACGTTGGGCCTCACCTTATGTGGGTGTAGGTACACCCGTGGCAGCTTCATTTTCCCGAGTGCACAACCCTACCCTCATACAAGCTTCAAAGAAGAAGTTGTCTATTTGGAAGAAAATTTGCCCAATAATCTTTCCTGTAAGAAGGCTTCAATCATGAACTCCAAATTTTGTTACAAGTGGCATGTTTTCACTGCTTGTGATGAAGGGCGCATGGTAGGTATGGACGCAGGCGATTTGTACACGGTGGAAATTTGCATGACTGAGCTGGATCGGGTCTTGGCCAAGAAGTTCTTCCGCCGGTTCAATGATGGGAAAACCGGTGACTCGGCCGGGAGAGAGATGACGGAGGTAACGGGTATAAGAGGCGTTAATAAGAATGCTCTTATTTGTGATTACGCATTCGACCCTTGTGGTTATTCAATGAATGGAATTGACGGAAATCGTTACTCGACCGTGCATGTTACTCCGGAGGATGGGTTCAGCTATGCAAGCTTCGAGTGTGTCGGTTCAATTTACGATGACAAGGAGGAGATTCTTGAGGTTCTAAAGAAAGTTGTCAAGATTTTTCGACCTGGGGCGCTGTCGGTGTCGACGACGTGTCCAGCTGGTCACCAGCTCTGGAGGGGGATGTCGAAGGCAATTGAGCCGCTAGGTTTGAGATTGAGGAGTTTTGCGGCAGACGAGTTCCCAAACGCTGAAAATGTCATTTTTCAATCGTTCACCACACGTCGGAAATAGGGCAGAGCACGGCAGCAGAGCCGACGGTGCAGCAATTGGAGGTGGCCACTgctaatttgattaaaaaaaaaaaaaagagtaaaggGGTGCATGAGAAATTTTCTAGGATTTAGGtggaattcttttttattatttttttcttttgttttctttgttattaGGAAATATAAACATTGGTTATGCATGCTATGTTGATGTCAGTGCATTGGATGATGATATGATCAAATGTGGGGTTGATTTATCTAGAAttgaaataccaaaaaataaaaaaataaaaaaattgaggcaAAAATATCATCATTATATTTCACCCCACCTGTATGTGGCACGCCTGGAAAATCATCAAACATTTGTGGTTTTTGATGTTTAcattttggttaatttattcttaataaaaatttacttctttagcttaaaattttgaaacaaaaaaataagtagaTATTTGTACCAAATATTcccatcattattatttttaattgattttcattgGAAGAAGATCACTTCGTACCATGGTTAATTACCATAGTAATTAAgggcaaaaaattataatgaatacTAGTTAGCAGTTGTTTCTGCAGGTGATCTAAAGGCCAATATTCAtggtcaaattatatatagaccccttataatttgagaaactACATTTAATACCATTGACGTTTGTTTCTGTTTAATAAATCGACCACAACTCAGTCagataaaattcattgaatttgctaatatgaGCAAAGAGTTGAATGGACATTCATATTTatcccgattgacttattactcatttattgcaggtcaaataaattttttcttaccaaaatatccttataAGGATGAAAATACACCTCCTCACACACATTATTGTGTAAAGATTTATCAGGGTAGTTTGttagaaatatttgtttgacatgTAATAGGTCAGAAATAAGTCAAGCGAgagtaaatatggatttttattcaaattttttactagaatcaataaattcaatgaattttgactaataaaatgatctatttattaaataaaattaattataaaaaatattaaatataatttcttaaatcacataaatctacatataattaaaccaaatATCATATGAAGGCATTCTAGttatccctaattttttaatgaacgGTTGGGGACCTACCtcgaaaaatttaatttctgcaGCAAGCATGCCtaaaacattataaaatctcaaaatctTTAGTAGGTCAGAATGCGGACATACATCGACATCCCCATGcaacttttttattacatcaaatttaattgtattatttatatttatcataggGATTAAAGAAAGctttagtcctttatctttgTCACGAactaattttggtcctctaattttgataatattagttttagtcctttatcttttaatttggCGTAAATCTGGTCCTTCAGTCTATTTTAtgactattttaccctttcaaAGGAAAtagcttaattaataatccattttcaTGCTCTTAAAACGGTCCAACATGctttcgaaataaattaagaccctATAAATTCATATCTTGCTTTGACCGCTCTGTTTCCGGatattccaagtcctcgattttacggactttctccaaccacactaccgcagcagatggttcgcaggcacttggctccttcagtaaCAGAATAGCAcagccctatttcgtttcctaccttagggcgtaaaaAAGACTCCAATATAGggaattaatagaatttgggataaacaagttgaacagaagcctaacttttattgaaaaaacatagggaatattacatagatattattcctccattGGAGGATACAACTGTTTAACCTCTCATATGACAGAGGACTTGACTCGTTAGGGAAACCCTCATAaactaaaagattaaaatactataaaagaTTGAAAAGACTCAGAATTCTAATGCTTTGAAAAGTAGGAGAAGATTTCTGATGATCTCCCTCTActtcattgcatctttatttataggtgtccgcggacttcaaattcggactccaaacttgtttttggATGACGTCATTgccttcatcatcatcttgtCTCTTTCGAATGATATCACTGCGTTCGTCATTGTCGCGTTCTTTCCAACTATTGGTTATAATGGCTTGTCGGCCATGTGATTTTCAGTTGGCTTTCTTGCTTTGTTGACTGTTGGCCTTTGTTATTTTCTGTCGACAGTCCTTtccttgaatttttatattctctaattttttacttttttctgtaaaaagtttttttttcccttgtcctggtctggttcgggtttattttgtgtgacccAAATTTTTGTCCCGAACAAGggcttctcttgtttttcacTGCAAGGGCATATATgcttatgccattgcccaacatgcaacatgttgcacgtgTTCATCCTTGTGGCTTCGGTCCCTGACAACTTATTTTTCCCgattaacatcctctttttCTCGAATAAACTTTCTGCGAACTCAGTCTGTTATAGAATTTAACAGgaacgatccattcactttgttgaaaaagatattgaatggatacttgactttgtcatCTCCGTGAAACAGACCTATGATCCCCAAATTCTTCTAATAGAGATATTGTCTTCAGTAATAGCCGATACCAGGGGAGCTTCTTTTGAGGCAGCTTTGATCTTGTTGAAAACCACCATGTCTGGCCTCTGcaa from Sesamum indicum cultivar Zhongzhi No. 13 linkage group LG3, S_indicum_v1.0, whole genome shotgun sequence harbors:
- the LOC105156957 gene encoding S-adenosylmethionine decarboxylase proenzyme 4-like, whose protein sequence is MAVSGFEGFEKRLELHYFSGDDPATGKGLRRLDFFSLEKVLHAVQCTVVSAVGNKYFDSYVLSESSLFVYPTKVIIKTCGTTQLLKSVRPLVDYGLTLGLTLCGCRYTRGSFIFPSAQPYPHTSFKEEVVYLEENLPNNLSCKKASIMNSKFCYKWHVFTACDEGRMVGMDAGDLYTVEICMTELDRVLAKKFFRRFNDGKTGDSAGREMTEVTGIRGVNKNALICDYAFDPCGYSMNGIDGNRYSTVHVTPEDGFSYASFECVGSIYDDKEEILEVLKKVVKIFRPGALSVSTTCPAGHQLWRGMSKAIEPLGLRLRSFAADEFPNAENVIFQSFTTRRK